Sequence from the Xiphophorus couchianus chromosome 23, X_couchianus-1.0, whole genome shotgun sequence genome:
acaaaaaaataattaaataaatgcaaaaataatctcAACACTGCTTTTAAGTTTAGGTATTTGCAGATATCTTCAGGTAGAGTTCGATGTCATAATTCAGCAGATTAATGCATgactcatgttttgttttctctcaatGTTTACCTAACCAGAGAAGTCTATTCTATCATAACTATTTACTTAAGCACTTACTACATAACATTAGTTCAATGCTATTGAATGACATACATTATCAATGATTTCAAAAGGATcctaaaataaacatatcaaTATTAATTTACAGAATTGTGATGGCTCTGTCTGATGAAATTACTGGGTTTGTTATTATCTACATTATTACattctgaataaaatgcaaGCGCTCTCTCCTGGCCTGAAAGCTAAGATCGCTTATGCCTCAGGCAGgcctatttttaaaacatacacGCAGTACGCAACTCCACAGGATGTAATTTCTTCTTTGtattacagtttaaaaaaaaaaaaaaaaaaaaaaaaaaacaagattcgCATTGACATGCATGTAGatctaaaattattaatttcttaTAGACTTACAACCTCTACATTTTAGCGATAACTTTTATCTTCTGATTAGCTTTATTGTCGCATTTCTACACCACAGTTACGAGGTTTTCCTGAAGTTAACGTTGCAATCAGGTCTGCACTAGTTTTCAGGCCATCTAACGGTCTAACCGATTAgcttaaaacaaacatgctgcCTTTATTTGGCAGCAACAATCATATCACCCGAGCCTGACTGGAtgtagttttgtttaaaatacagataaaattatttttcttcagatggGGCCTCCGCCCGTAAACAAACAGCTAGCTGACAGCTAGCTGTTAGCAGCGTTTCAGCGAGCCAGCAACCTGTTACCTACCTCCTGATATCTGACATTGCTGTTTTGTTCTGTCATCATGGAAAAGgggctaaatgtttttaaacgtCCCCCTCCGGTTccagaatgtgaaaaataacCGTGAACAAAACGAATCTGTCCGACGAAGAAGCAGAAATGTGATATTTTCCTTCTACTAGTCGGCCatctccttccttctttctctgaGCCGAAATCGGTTTTGAAGCTGCGTTCAAGGGCTGTCGGTAACTGTAGTTCTTCACATATCCCTAAAATACGATTCGTGACAATTATTACAGAATAAAGCTAAATAGTATTAAAAAGATacacatatgtaaaaaaaaaaaaaaagaaagaaaaaagcactATATAACGttcttgtaaataaaaacctaacTCAACAGCGAACTTGCATTTTGAGCAAATTTAGCAAATTCCCCACACATATGGACGAAGAGCACCGAAAGGCATCATTTAGTCATGTGATCTAAGTGGAGCTGGGGAAATCAACCAAGCCACACAAGGTATATAAATCACgcattttattacaaagaacaaaaatgacacGAGGCTGACAATCATTTGAAACCTGACCGCCCGCACTGCgccattaaaaacagaagagtAGATGTTCACCATCATCTCTAGCTGGAGTTAAAATTGTAAGAGAAATGATTGGAGtgtatttttgtgatattttgtcCCATGTAAGAGGTATCTTCACTTCTTCTGTTGGGATGGAAGTGTTTCCACTAGCCTGTTGTGCACATGCATCATCCctgaaaaaacaagcaaaattcagcagattttgtgataaaacctttgaaaaacatttagtcacattacaactaaaatctgtattttttggAATGTTACattatagaccaacacaaagtatcgGGATATCTAAAGTTCATCCAGTgagtctctttttttcccaatgCAACCGATTTCACGATTTCTGCTAATCTAAATACAAACCGTTTATGCATGACAAGCGAAATATGCATTGTGGTTTTGGCGTACCTTTGAAGTACTTGACAGTCTTAACCCGCAGCTCCAAGGTGGCATCTTCGTCACATACGAAAACAGTCTGCGGGTGCTGCTGGAAGGCCGACACCGTCCACATGTGATTGACACCTTCTTCTATCGCTTTGTACAAAGCAAATGCTTTGTGTCCTCCAGTGATAAGGATCATGACCTGACCGGAAAGAAAATGTGACCACAGAAACCACGGCATTCAGTCACTGATCATCAGGAAGACCCCAAACAGCATGACGAATATATGTGCTGTTGAAATTAGCTCTATACCTCTTTTGCATCCATGACGGTGCCTACTCCCACTGTCAGGGCCATGGTGGGAACTTTAGAGAGATCTCCATCAAAGAATCGAGCGTTAGCCATGATTGTGTCCTTTGCTAGCGTCTTCACTCTGGTCCTGGAAACCAAACTTGACCCAGGCTCATTAAAGGCAATGTGGCCATCAGGTCCAATCCCTGCAACAAAATGTCAGGATTTATCTTAGTTTCATCTTTCTTCAACCATGACACCATTAAACAAGGGATTAAAGTGTTTTGCTATCAAGGCTGACCTCCAACAAACAACTCGATCCCTCCGGCCTCTTTTATCTTTTCCTCAAAGGACTTGCACTCTGCTTGAAGGTCAGCTGCATTTCCATCAAGAATGTGGGCGTTTTCTGCTCTTATGTCGATGTGCTTGAAGAAGTTGTTCCACATGAAGGAGTGATAGCTCTCAGGGTGATTTCTGGGAAGACCTGTGACATGGGTTCATGAAAATGTCctcaacaaaatcacacaaagaaGCCCTCGAAGCTGAGGTAAACGGAGATCAGCACTTACCAACGTATTCGTCCATGTTGAAGGTTTTCACAAACTCGAAGGAGATTTCTCCATTTTTGTAGTATTCGATCAGCTTCTTGTAACATCCTAAAGGAGTGCTTcctgaggagaggagaggagaggagaggagagaattTGTTAAATTGACAAtggaaagcaaaataaaaggaagtcCATAACTGTATTTAAGTCTTTAAAAGTTGTGATGCTTTCCAACAAACAGCATTCTGTAGAAGAAGAGGTCAGGAAAACCATTGTTGatcctttgtctttgtcttccgGCAAAACACTAAGTGTGTGGGGGGAGCAATACTCCATATCCTAAATACACCAGTCCCATACTGAAGTatagtgatggcagcatcatactaTGGGTACCACTATTTGGATCATAATTTCttcctttaattattttatttctccttctACCACCAAATTCTCCCAATAAATCCCAACAAGTTTGTGGTTGATAAAAATTGGGGAAAATTAGCGCAGTATGAATATATTAGCGAGGCTGAAATGCAGAGCGCATCTAATTTACATGTAATGGCTTCAAAACTGTGTCAACAAGGAAAATCACATCTCCTTTCAATATAATAACCACCCTATTAATCTCTGAGCGTTAGTGTGTGACTATATCAAATACAAAATAGATgctttaatactttttaaaattattgctgTGACCTACATATTTTCAGTGCTGCTGAATTATCTTTGTATCATCCTATCTTACTGAAACCATTATGCAAGTGGGTGTTAACTGGATATTTTGTCCAATGGAAAATACAAATTGCAGCGGATTTCGTTTCTTCTTCCCCCCCCCTGCCATGTTCGCATTTTTATAAAGACCAACTAAATCCCTGTATCTGACTCTGAGTCAGCAGATAtgtgttggttaaaaaaaaaagcaactacaGTACTCTGGCTGATTCAGTGCTTCATATCGGGATTTTaataaggaaaagaaagaaaaaaaaaagaccagaacATGGACGCTTTCTGTTTCCGCGTACCTGTGGGAAGTCCTAATGTGAAGAACTTATTGGGTCCAGGTTGGAAATGTAAAATCTTGTTTCTGATGTACTTTGCAGCCCACTCGCTTGCCTGGTCGTAGTCATTTAGGATGATCAGCTTCATCGTCCTGCAGGAGAAAACAGCGACAATTTCACCATTAAGACGAAAACTTCAACAACGAGGCAGCTCTGCACACACTCCTAAATTAGACTTTAGACTCATCAAAATAACCCCATCATTCAGCAGAACTGCTTCATTTATCACTGTGTGTCTCTTTAAGGGTGGGGGGCAGGGGAGGAAGTATCGCCACGACTTTATCGCATTCGTTTGCGCAAATCTGTGTTAACGTCCAGACATAAATTAGTTATTAGAGTTAAAATAGTCCACATTACTTACAGCCTTCAGATGTCAGTCGGAACAACAGCAGAGTGCGGGTGGGTCACATGACTTCCTCGGCGTGAGCGTCGGCGCTGCCTACTCCAAAACCAACAGCCTCTTAAAGCTGAAGCGTCgtgatttaatttgaaaagtgtcattttttggcacttttataaaatgatttgaatGATTGTGTAAAACGGACCAAAAGCCATTCTCTCCTCACAGCCCTTTGTTGCAAATTTGTCACACTCCACAAGTTCTGGGATTTAATGAGGTAGCTTTGCTGTACGGTCTTGATATTTCaggctttcttctttttaaaataagcttaacctcagtcagattggatggagagcatctgtgaaaatcattttttaagtCTGTGCTTTGATCCAGAtccttttattttgtctctgcATGGATGATTGCGGTCGTTGTCCTACTGGAGAGTGAAGCTCTGCCCCGGTGTTAGAGCCTCCTAACAGGTTTTCTCCTTTCCCACCAACTTtgaccagtttttaaaaatatttccactgcATGATTCTCCCACCACTATGCTTCACTGTGGCGAGGATGATTCAA
This genomic interval carries:
- the gnpda1 gene encoding glucosamine-6-phosphate isomerase 1, producing the protein MKLIILNDYDQASEWAAKYIRNKILHFQPGPNKFFTLGLPTGSTPLGCYKKLIEYYKNGEISFEFVKTFNMDEYVGLPRNHPESYHSFMWNNFFKHIDIRAENAHILDGNAADLQAECKSFEEKIKEAGGIELFVGGIGPDGHIAFNEPGSSLVSRTRVKTLAKDTIMANARFFDGDLSKVPTMALTVGVGTVMDAKEVMILITGGHKAFALYKAIEEGVNHMWTVSAFQQHPQTVFVCDEDATLELRVKTVKYFKGMMHVHNRLVETLPSQQKK